Proteins encoded together in one Canis lupus familiaris isolate Mischka breed German Shepherd chromosome 25, alternate assembly UU_Cfam_GSD_1.0, whole genome shotgun sequence window:
- the SAP30 gene encoding histone deacetylase complex subunit SAP30 isoform X2, which translates to MNGFTPEEMSRGGDAAAAVAAVVAAAAAAASAGNGAGAGAGAEVPGAGAVSAAGPPGAAGPGPGQLCCLREDGERCGRAAGNASFSKRIQKSISQKKARHLYICDYHKNLIQSVRNRRKRKGSDDDGGDSPVQDIDTPEVDLYQLQVNTLRRYKRHFKLSTRPGLNKAQLVEIVGCHFRSIPVNEKDTLTYFIYSVKNDKNKSDLKVDSGVH; encoded by the exons ATGAATGGCTTCACGCCTGAGGAGATGAGCCGCGGCGGGGACGCGGCCGCCGCAGTGGCCGCCGtggtcgccgccgccgccgcggccgcctcGGCCGGGAACGGGGCAGGGGCCGGCGCCGGGGCTGAGGTGCCGGGTGCCGGGGCGGTGTCGGCTGCTGGGCCCccgggggcggccgggccgggccccggACAGCTGTGCTGCCTGCGGGAGGACGGAGAGCGGTGCGGCCGGGCGGCGGGCAACGCCAGCTTCAGCAAGAGGATCCAGAAGAGCATCTCCCAGAAGAAG gCAAGGCATCTTTACAtttgtgattatcataaaaactTAATTCAGAGTGTtcgaaacagaagaaagagaaaagggagtgaTGATGATGGAGGAGATTCACCTGTTCAAGATATCGATACGCCAGAG gttGATTTATACCAATTACAAGTAAATACACTTCGGAGATACAAAAGACACTTCAAACTATCAACCAGACCAGGACTTAATAAAGCACAACTTGTTGAG atagtTGGTTGCCACTTTAGGTCTATTCCAGTGAATGAAAAAGACACCTTAACATATTTCATCTACTCAGTGAAGAATGACAAGAACAAATCAGATCTCAAGGTTGATAGTGGTGTTCACTAG
- the SAP30 gene encoding histone deacetylase complex subunit SAP30 isoform X1 produces MNGFTPEEMSRGGDAAAAVAAVVAAAAAAASAGNGAGAGAGAEVPGAGAVSAAGPPGAAGPGPGQLCCLREDGERCGRAAGNASFSKRIQKSISQKKVKIELEKSARHLYICDYHKNLIQSVRNRRKRKGSDDDGGDSPVQDIDTPEVDLYQLQVNTLRRYKRHFKLSTRPGLNKAQLVEIVGCHFRSIPVNEKDTLTYFIYSVKNDKNKSDLKVDSGVH; encoded by the exons ATGAATGGCTTCACGCCTGAGGAGATGAGCCGCGGCGGGGACGCGGCCGCCGCAGTGGCCGCCGtggtcgccgccgccgccgcggccgcctcGGCCGGGAACGGGGCAGGGGCCGGCGCCGGGGCTGAGGTGCCGGGTGCCGGGGCGGTGTCGGCTGCTGGGCCCccgggggcggccgggccgggccccggACAGCTGTGCTGCCTGCGGGAGGACGGAGAGCGGTGCGGCCGGGCGGCGGGCAACGCCAGCTTCAGCAAGAGGATCCAGAAGAGCATCTCCCAGAAGAAGGTGAAAATCGAGCTGGAGAAGAGC gCAAGGCATCTTTACAtttgtgattatcataaaaactTAATTCAGAGTGTtcgaaacagaagaaagagaaaagggagtgaTGATGATGGAGGAGATTCACCTGTTCAAGATATCGATACGCCAGAG gttGATTTATACCAATTACAAGTAAATACACTTCGGAGATACAAAAGACACTTCAAACTATCAACCAGACCAGGACTTAATAAAGCACAACTTGTTGAG atagtTGGTTGCCACTTTAGGTCTATTCCAGTGAATGAAAAAGACACCTTAACATATTTCATCTACTCAGTGAAGAATGACAAGAACAAATCAGATCTCAAGGTTGATAGTGGTGTTCACTAG
- the SCRG1 gene encoding scrapie-responsive protein 1: MKFIVFAFTIGLTLLLGVQAMPASRLSCYRKTLKDRNCHNLPEGVADLTKMDVNIQDHFWDGKGCEMICYCNFRELLCCPKDIFFGPKISFVIPCNNH; the protein is encoded by the exons atgaaatttatagtATTTGCTTTCACCATTGGGCTAACTTTGCTGCTAGGAGTCCAAGCCATGCCTGCCAGTCGCCTCTCTTGCTACAGAAAGACACTAAAAGATCGCAACTGTCACAACCTTCCAGAGGGAGTAGCTGACCTGACGAAGATGGATGTAAACATCCAGGATCACTTCTGGGATGGGAAGGGATGTGAGATGATCTGTTACTGTAACTTCCGTGAATTGCTCTGCTGCCCAAA AGATATCTTCTTTGGACCAAAGATCTCTTTTGTGATTCCTTGCAACAATCACTGA